A single region of the Pirellulales bacterium genome encodes:
- a CDS encoding (5-formylfuran-3-yl)methyl phosphate synthase produces MTRLLVSVRDAHEALAALDGNADLIDVKEPHRGALGAADADTIQSVVRAIDGRVPTSAALGELTELASDELGSQRPSALFHTATDFAKVGLAGCERHGDWPQRWRASLAQLPPETQRVAVVYADWQSCGAPEPFTVLRHAVELECRAILVDTFDKSRGGLVDLWTPTELARYLAAIRAERMLAVIGGSLTASTIPSVAALRPDYIALRGAACRGDRTGTIDATLVRQLANLVTTCTA; encoded by the coding sequence ATGACCAGACTGCTCGTCAGCGTTCGCGATGCGCACGAGGCGCTGGCAGCGCTCGACGGTAATGCCGATCTCATCGACGTGAAAGAGCCGCATCGCGGGGCGCTGGGCGCCGCCGATGCCGACACGATCCAATCGGTCGTGCGCGCGATCGACGGGCGCGTGCCTACCAGTGCCGCGCTCGGCGAGCTGACCGAGTTGGCCAGCGATGAGCTCGGCAGCCAGCGTCCAAGCGCGCTATTCCACACCGCGACGGACTTCGCCAAGGTCGGGCTCGCGGGCTGCGAACGCCATGGCGACTGGCCCCAGCGCTGGCGAGCCTCGCTAGCACAACTTCCACCGGAGACACAGCGTGTCGCTGTCGTCTATGCCGACTGGCAGTCATGCGGCGCCCCAGAGCCCTTCACGGTCTTGCGACACGCCGTAGAGTTGGAATGCCGCGCGATCCTCGTCGATACGTTCGATAAATCTCGCGGCGGGCTGGTCGATCTGTGGACGCCCACGGAGTTGGCTCGCTACCTGGCGGCAATCCGCGCCGAACGGATGCTGGCAGTCATCGGCGGATCGCTCACGGCGAGCACGATCCCCTCGGTCGCGGCGCTCCGTCCCGACTACATCGCCCTCCGCGGAGCCGCCTGCCGCGGCGACCGCACGGGCACGATCGACGCCACGCTCGTCCGCCAACTGGCCAATCTGGTAACCACCTGCACGGCGTGA
- a CDS encoding aminotransferase class I/II-fold pyridoxal phosphate-dependent enzyme, producing MSVSFSEFARTVTVETAFNVLAAAKQLRAAGKEVIELEIGDSPFPSTASALRAGLAAIESGQTHYCPSAGLPELRAAAAEYVNSHYGLATQAANVVVGPGAKVFELLFCEAFLDPGDGVLVFSPYFPTYLPNIARRGARAVLAPLRQENDFRPEPAAVERFLKEDARPKAIFLNSPHNPTGGIATEEDLRDIADLVRGRDVVVLSDEPYDRMVWRGRHHTILSQPGMLEQCVAAYTFSKSYSMSGWRLGFAVTAAPLADMLAKLINSSLSCVPPLVQLAGVAALEHDHEERDRTMQLFREKVEILVRGLNSIEGIKCLDPGGTFYVFPRVAPIANRLGITSHGLAMYLLEGADDQLGVACLGGECFGEAGGGFLRFSCAEPNERLQQAVDFLPLAFSRTDRVAAYLEKHPAYRLKQPYAV from the coding sequence ATGTCTGTTTCTTTCAGCGAATTCGCGCGTACCGTTACCGTCGAAACCGCCTTCAATGTTCTGGCCGCCGCCAAGCAATTGCGGGCGGCAGGCAAGGAAGTGATCGAGCTGGAAATCGGCGATAGCCCGTTTCCTTCGACCGCCTCGGCCCTGCGCGCGGGGCTCGCCGCGATCGAGTCGGGACAGACGCACTATTGCCCCTCGGCGGGGCTGCCCGAGCTGCGCGCGGCGGCCGCGGAATACGTGAACTCGCACTACGGGCTGGCGACCCAGGCCGCCAACGTCGTCGTGGGACCAGGCGCGAAGGTCTTCGAGCTGTTGTTCTGCGAGGCGTTCCTCGATCCGGGCGATGGCGTGCTCGTCTTCAGCCCCTACTTTCCGACCTACCTGCCGAACATCGCGCGGCGCGGCGCGCGTGCCGTGCTCGCGCCGCTGCGGCAAGAGAACGACTTCCGTCCCGAGCCGGCGGCCGTCGAGCGCTTTTTAAAAGAAGACGCGCGGCCCAAGGCGATCTTCCTCAATAGTCCTCATAATCCGACCGGCGGCATCGCCACCGAAGAGGATCTGCGCGACATCGCCGACCTGGTGCGCGGACGCGACGTGGTCGTGTTGAGCGACGAGCCGTACGATCGCATGGTCTGGCGGGGCCGGCATCACACGATCCTCTCGCAGCCTGGCATGCTCGAACAGTGCGTGGCGGCATACACGTTCAGCAAGTCGTATAGCATGAGCGGTTGGCGTTTGGGGTTCGCCGTGACGGCCGCTCCGCTGGCCGACATGCTGGCGAAGCTCATCAACTCGTCGCTGTCGTGCGTGCCGCCGCTGGTGCAACTGGCGGGCGTGGCGGCGCTCGAGCACGACCACGAAGAACGCGATCGCACGATGCAGCTCTTCCGCGAGAAGGTCGAGATCCTGGTGCGCGGCCTGAACTCGATCGAGGGGATCAAGTGCCTCGATCCGGGGGGCACGTTCTATGTCTTCCCGCGCGTGGCGCCGATCGCGAACCGCTTGGGCATCACCTCGCACGGACTGGCAATGTACCTGCTCGAGGGAGCGGACGACCAGTTGGGCGTGGCTTGCCTGGGGGGCGAGTGCTTCGGCGAGGCGGGGGGGGGCTTCCTGCGTTTCAGTTGTGCCGAGCCGAACGAGCGCTTGCAGCAGGCGGTTGATTTCCTCCCCCTGGCCTTCTCGCGCACCGACCGCGTGGCGGCCTATCTCGAAAAGCACCCGGCGTATCGGCTGAAGCAGCCCTACGCGGTGTGA
- a CDS encoding methylated-DNA--[protein]-cysteine S-methyltransferase — MPRDPVTLEVSVFKTELGWIAMAGHGRTLARLTFGHASPQAALAALETADDVRIKSRDWNPALVKQLTRFAAGQKVDFARVTLDLDDETPFVRKVIERCRAIPYGERLTYGELAAAIGAPRAARAVGNAMRSNRTPLVVPCHRVVAAGARLGGYSGAAGVRTKLRLLEAESRTAPA, encoded by the coding sequence ATGCCACGCGACCCTGTCACGCTCGAAGTCAGTGTCTTCAAGACCGAACTTGGTTGGATCGCCATGGCCGGTCACGGGCGCACGCTCGCGCGGCTCACGTTTGGTCATGCCTCGCCGCAAGCCGCCCTCGCGGCGCTCGAGACAGCGGATGACGTGCGGATCAAGTCGCGCGACTGGAACCCGGCGCTCGTCAAGCAACTCACGCGCTTCGCCGCCGGGCAGAAGGTCGATTTCGCGCGCGTGACGCTCGATCTCGACGATGAGACCCCCTTCGTGCGCAAGGTGATCGAACGTTGCCGCGCGATCCCTTACGGCGAGCGCCTGACCTATGGCGAGTTGGCCGCCGCCATCGGGGCGCCGCGAGCGGCCCGCGCCGTGGGCAACGCCATGCGTTCGAATCGCACGCCCCTGGTGGTCCCCTGCCATCGCGTGGTGGCGGCGGGGGCCAGGCTCGGGGGGTACTCCGGGGCCGCCGGAGTCCGCACGAAACTACGTCTTCTCGAGGCGGAAAGCCGCACGGCGCCGGCGTAA